GCGGGCAGGAGCCGCGTTTTCCAAAAAActcacatttaaaaatttgaagggCCATTGTGCAGGTGCTCATCACTCCGCTCAGCTATGCGTTCTTCGGTTGGCTTcgcatttattttcattttaattttttttgtttttttaaaattttgtaaaaaacaaacgaaaatatttataatttacttaaaaaattataaaataaaaaataacgtgacaaaaaaataaagagtaaaataaattaactaACAAATGGTGGAATCTCGCACGTGTAACACGTAGAGGACGTCGTACGTGCGTGCATTGGGACggatgtgtgtgtatgtgggGAGAGGGGCACTGGGACATGCCATTATGTTACGCCACTTTTTATGATGCCTTCAGCTTTCGCCCTCaacttttttatgtttttttttttcagcacaCCTATTTCGTTGAAAGCGATGTACATCAGTTTGTCGCATTCGACCTGCGCGGGTTGGCGGCGGAAGGGAGCGGAATGGAGAGGAATGAAGAGGTATGAAGAGGTATGAAGAGGAATGACgcggagaaaaaatggggcagaCATACGGAGGGCGCGCAACGTTCGCTAAGCTATTCCCTCATCCACTATGCCATGCGCGTAAGCTGTCACGCAACAAGTGggtgatttaaaaaaaaagaaaaaggggttcCCCGCGGTCCACTCTCCCACGGAGACCCTTTCAGGGGTACCCCCCATGCTTACCATATTTTTGGTTGTCTccttaaataataataggATGGACTCTAATGAATTTAATTCAATTAATTTCTCCTGATTCATTTTAAACAAGGCCAAGGTGATTCTGAAGATAATTTTGTCTCCTTCGTAGAAGAGGCAGTCCCATATGCGTAGCGTCGTGGTGATCTGCCCAAGGGGGGATACAAATCGGTGTGGAGAGATATGCGGAGGTATATGCGCAGCTTTGTTGGCATAGGGGCAGACGCCCTGGAACACGCTCATCCGCGTGTGCGCGTAGAACGAGTCGCAGCTCTTCGGGTGAGCGAAGGACCCCTGCCAAGTGCTCACCGGAAAGGCCGTGCAAAATAAGCACAACAGCCACTCGGAACAAATCCAGGAAAGGTCAACGTCGAATTCTCTgtcgggggggaaaagggatgGACGAACGGCGAACGATGAACAGCGGGTGAACGACCAATGCGCGGAAGAGAGTAGCCACACTGCGCAGCTCATTCGCCCGCGGAGGGCTTAGCCTACTTTAAACGCAAGTGCACATCCGGCAACTTCGTTCGTATCAATTCTTCTATGACGATAATGTCCCTGCGGAGCCCCCTCATTTCGTTGTTATAGTAATCTGCGGGGTGTGAAGGGGGGGATAAAAAGATTTAGGAGGGGGACCTAGCCATATAGGGATAATACGTGTGATGGATGCCCCTCAAAAAAAGTGGTGTCTACGGCATGGCGCCGGGCGGACGGCATAGCACCCTCTAACCGCtgatgttaattttttcgtggGAATAATCCGAATCGATTAGCTGGACGATTGACCAAAAGGCTAATTCTTCTTTCAAAAATATTAGCGCGATGGCGGCGATGAAATTCAtgctctgcggggggggaagtggagataaaaaatggggcgaaAAAGTGGAGATCAAAAATGCAGATcacatttgggggaaaactCCAACGAGCTGCACATGTTAAGCTTCACAGCGGGGCGCCCCTCCGAAGGTCGAAGGGTAGAATATGCCAATCAAGCACTCGTTCAAGTGCTCTGGACATTTTCTTTGCTCAAAAGTATAGCTATTCGTGTGTATCTCTTTATAAGGATTATCCCCATCAGGGCTTATAATACTACGGTGAAAATCTCCTCGTTCCCCTCACCTGGcagtaatttatttttggctTATAAACAGCAAAGGCGTGCAGGACGTTCCTCAGCTGAATTAACCCGGGGGAGTTCATCCGGTACTtcgaagaaggagaaaaaaaaaaaaaaaaaaaaaaaaaaatatatatataaatgaggCAAGCGGGTTAATATTAAATGGCTTTAAGGCGATCCCAAAGGGGGTAGATTGCCGGGCACACCAATTGGATCGATCACATTGTACACATATCTAAGCCGCGTTGGCATAAAACTACACACACGTTTTTGTTATGTGGGAAGGTTCGGATTATGTCCAACTCAATTTGACTGAGAACTTTTGCCTCGAGTTCACTGTTCAGGCATCTGCAGAGTGGGCGAAGGATGGTAAAACGGGGTGTCTTTGGTGTGACCATTCGGGGGAATGCAGCGTGCTCAGTCAAAACCATATTTGAATGGCCCAACTGGGGTAGCCAAGTACGCCGCAAATGTGGGCACCGCCACTGTTGTAGCAGTTGgatgttttgtttttccctttttccccttttgcgtccCGCTATGCTGCATTACTTTTCATATATGGTGGGATACTTCAGGTACAGCACCATGCTATCTAACAGGTACGGCCATATGTCCGGTCTGCAAACGGAGGAATTAGACGGAGCGGCTGTTATGTGGTCGCTCATTCAGgtatctttttatttatccttTTATTATTGCTTATGTTGGTatcttattttattattatttttttatttttttatttttttttttttttatttttattttctgctcAACTGGCGCATATTTGACGAACCTGAGCTTGTCCGGAATGCCCTTTCTAATTAGCGTTTTCAGgtagtaacttttttttatgtcccTTTTGAAGGTAAAGTATAACTGCCACCTAGGAGAAGGGGACGGGGGAGGAGATCATCTCAGCTACAAGgtgtaaatgtacatatatgggAGCACACAAAGGTGCATTGGTTAGGAACGTGTGGAGCACACCGTCTCCCCACATGACCACTGCGACATTGCTTAGTCCCTCCCAGGGGGTACctcttttcaatttttttcttgtgcTTCTCTAGTGCCCGTTTATCTGTAGTAGATTCGGCTGGGTATTCTTTGTTCTTCTCGAACCCGTAGTGGTCATATTCATTGTCTGCGCGGGAGGGTGCGAAGGAGATTTGCATGGAGATGAGGAGCGCGTTAGAATGAGTCGCATGTTGAAGTGGATCGCACGTTGAAGTGGATCGCTGCACAGTGGGGACTGATCGGTTTATAGGATCATTCGCCCCATCTGCGCTGCCCTCATCTCGTCCACTCTCCACCCTCTGGGCTCTCCCCCCGCCTGCCTACCACTGTTGGCCGTCAGGTAGTTATTCGATTCCGGGTTGGCATTAGAAAAAGCATTGTCTGAGTCTAGGTCTAAATTCTTATTCAATTTAatcttgtttttttctttgaagaaatttattctcatttttttttccaaatgacGCTCACCTAAAAATCATTTTCGATATTTACTGCTGGGATAAAGGTGTATGATGATGCGCTTCCGGAACATCAATTGTTGCCTTCCGCgtgtttttgcttttcttggTTTGGTTCGTGTCACCAGGGCTGCTGGTGGTTTGGGTGCCGGGTGAGCTCCCCTGCTGCTGCCTCCACGTATGCTGGTACTGCCACGtctgctgctgctccacGTCTGCTTCTGcctctgcttctgcttctgcttccaCTCCTGCTGGCCCCGCTAGTGCTTCACTCCTTTTAGCGGCGGTCGGCTTTCCCCACTATCAACTGGGGCGCTATACactgctattttttttttttttttcttcttcctagTCCCAGCTCTTCTTATCGCTATACATCATATAGTAATTGCTGATGAGAAAGGTCGGCTGTGAGCTATGCAACTGGTTTAGGCCATTCGGGTGGGCTACTCCTTATGGGGAGTTTTCTCCTTTCATATTTGCTAAGTCACACGGTTTgcgcaaatttttattaaacaaaaaaaaaaaaaaaaaagataattctTGTAAAAAATCAGGGCGAATATTATACAAAGATATTATTAATACatcattaaataaaactacAAAAGGCGTGCGCAAATTTCACTCCTAAATTCTCCgactataatttttttttttttttttttcttttagaTTAGCATATAAATCTTAACTGGGTGAAATATTTGCTGGCGTGGAGCACTTGGGGACGCCGCAAGAGTTCGCGCAGGATTTGCAGGAACATACATAACGCACGTGTATGCGTGCAGGCATATGTACACTCTGCTGTACCGTACCGTACACTGTACGGACGCGTACACGCATACGTGGCGCGTTGGTATAATTACAGGGAGGCCAGGGATGCACGCTTAGCGCCCATGATAGAAGGCTGTCGGAGGATCGGAAAAAGTGGGCCGCCAAAAAAGGGtacacagaaaaggaaaaaaaaaaagaagttttGGGAAGGAAGCAATGGAAAGGGAGTACTGGGAAGGGGCGTACTGGGGAGTATTCGCAAGCACTCGGACGGGCGAAAATGAACATGCATCGCGCGCGGCGAGGGAATTTCCCAATGGGGCTAATTACtcaggcaattttttgccgCACGCGGTCCCCACCCAAATCGCCAATTCAGTGCGAGTACATAAGCATACGGCGCATGTGTACGTATACGAGTGCGCAATGGTGAAGCGAAGGAGCAATGGCGAAGCGGACGTGTAATGGCAAAGCGAACGTGTAATGGCGAAGCGAAGGAGCAATGGCGAAGCGAATGTGCAATCTCACtgggaaaaacaaagaacTCCCTATGCTGAACTGAGCAGAAGTGACTGCGTGCGGAAATGTCTGCGTGGGCGAGTTCGCTGTGcgcacaaaagggaagggaggatgtttttgttttccacCCGCGCGAGGAATGTTGCGGCAGCAGTGCGGCAGTTATTTTGCGCGTGTTAGCAGTCGAACTGGTGCGCGCGCTGATTTTCCCGCTTGGCGATTTTTCCCCCGCGGCTATGGGTACCCATACACACGTTCGTGCGCACCTGGGGGGATGGCGTGGACGGTGCGGACCGGGCGAATCGCGCTGATCGCGCTGATGCGCTGATTGCGTGCGCCGTGGGCgggaaataattttgtagCAAATATTTTACCAAACGAGTGGCTGAAGTAACGCGTTATTTCTCTGCAAACGTACGTGCGGCGTTTTTCCAGCGCGCAGTTCTTTGCTTCGTCCATTCGAACGAAGTGACAACGAAAAAGGGAGGCGTACACGGGGGGAAAGAGAAATGTGTACGCACGTATGTGCGGAGGTATAAACATACATGTGCGTGGTTAATGCGGTGGAACTTCCCCTGGGTgtagcaaaaagggggagaaaaaaaaaataaaaaaaaatataaaaaaaaaaaatgtagaactGGTGTGTGCAAAAAGAATGTACCGCTTTGGAGTTCAATGAAAGATAAAttggaatatattttttctttttttttttctgctaatTCGGTGGCCTCTTACCTCAGCGGAGGTGACTTGCCCCAATGGGGGAACGGCCTCCCTTAGGCACGTAGCACGCTCACCTTTACACAATCGCTTCCGCATGCGCGCGTCCGCCCTGCCATCTCGCTAATCTCGCTAATACTGCATGAGCGAGACGGGGGTGTAGCCGTAGAAGTAGTTGGACACGTGGAcgtttttgttcctcctgtGGTACCAGTTGATGTAGGGCAGGCTCCACCCCTCGAACTCATCGTCGTAGTTGCGGCGGTCGCGCAGCGTGTAGTAGCGGCACATGCGTATGTACTCGAATCGAGTTCTCCTTGCCTTCATGCGGGAAAACTGATAGTAATGCACTTTGGCAATCCCATAATTCATGGCTTTTAGCAAATCCATCTGCAACAAGGTCTCTGCGGTTAAGTCAATCGTCCTAACGTAGTACTGGTGGTAGGAGAAGCACAGCCACACGAGTTTTCTGCTCTTCTCCAAGAGGTCTAATGGGATCCCACCTTTATACCCATTCTTCACATGCGCGATGCGGAGTTTTGTTAAATGCCATGATACCTTCTGGACGAActtcctttccttccttCTTGTGTGTTCATCATCTGCATGCAGGATTTGCAGCTGCTTTAACATCCGTTTGACATCCTTGGCCAAGTTATCGTAGaggcttctttttttgtacctTAAGTAGGTCCTCACGATGGTTGCCATGTGAAGTGCCTTTTTACTCTCCTTCTGTAGCAAAAGGAGTTTTCCCTCATCCTTCAATTCCTCGTGCAATCGCAGAAGGAGCTTGTGGATGACGAACCAGTTAATGTGGTTTTCCCCCAGGAGGAAGTAGCCGTAGAGCAGTTTTATACAATCCGTTGCTGACAGGGGGGCTCTGAATTTTATCTGCTCAAGTTGATTTTCCCATGTGGGGTTCTCAGCCCTGGTGGGCGGTTCCTCCGCGTTTGGGTTGGTCGTCCCTTCTTCGATGTGCTCCCCTATGTGTTCCTCTATGTGTTCCTCTATGTGCTTCTTTATGTGCTTCTTTATCTCCTTTATGCCCCCTTCCGCGGCTGCGCTGGGGTCTCCCCCGCCCAGGGGCCCCACCTGATCGCCACAAAACAGTGAAGAGTTCACCCTGCAAAGGGACCTGTTATCCATCCGGGAGAGCAACGCGAGGTAAAGCAGCGCGTGCACCGAAAGGTGTGGGCTCAAATGGGGGGCATCCCTAAGTGACCGTATGATGGTATCCACAATGGGATGATTTTTAAACTTCTGCTTGTACAAACTTTTCAGAGTAAGCACAGCTTCGTCTTCGCTGATTGTGAGGGGACCCCCCGGTGGTGCTGCCTCCACGTAGCATTCGTTCAGTAGAGAAAACAGCCGATCGAAAAGTTCATCGTTCATGGCGTTCACGTAATTGTACACTTCCAGCGTGGTTAGGATGGTGGCCTTGTCCAGGCGCGGACTGCCCTCATGCGTGGCTCGCCCATCTGCAGTAGCATCTGCAGAAGCACCCGCATGAGCATCCTCATGAGCGTCACTTGGGGAGCTCCCCCCGTTCAGTAAACGTACAATCCGCTCACTTAACAGAGACACCACGTTGTAGTCTTCAATGTGCTTGTAAAACAGGGACATTATATAGGTTAGGATGTTCCTCAAttgttcttccattttgggtGGCCTGCCCTTCACATCTCCCCCTCCCTGTGCCTCTTCACTCGGAGGACCCCTTAAGTAGGCATGCAAATGGTAGTCCATTTGATTTGtctttatgtatttatttatcacaTCGTGTAGGTCCTTTTCACATTTGAAAAAGGCACTCCACCTTTTGCTTAACTTGAACAAATCGTTTTCTCCATTTCGTTGGATGTTCACATCGACCGAGCTGGGGCAGATGCCGTATTCGCTTTGGACATGCTGGGTGATATcttccctggggggggggccacTCAGGTTGCGGTTGCTGTTGCGGCTGACGATGCGGCGCGGTGGCTTCTCTGCACCAttcgcctcctccccccgggGCCTCTTCACCTCTCCACCCTTCGAACTGTTGCCGAAATGTCTTTTAAAATCGCAGCAGAGGTGCTCCTTTCTACCCACCCAGCGCTTCGCGTGGAACACACGCCTGCCGGTCCGCAGCGCCCACCGCTGCAGTATTATGCGTCTGTACGGGGCTAGCATGGTCCACGTGGAGAAGTTCACATGGGGCAACCCACATAGGCCACTTCGCATAGGCCACTTCGAATAGGGTGCACCTCGCAGGATGACCACACCCAATGCGAGGCACCCCCTGCGCAGAAACGCTCATGGAGATGGTTCCCTTCGCCGGCTCACAGCaccgccccttttttgttaaccaTCCTGCGCACGCATCATAcacatgctttttttttttttcttatacgCCAGTATatccttcccccccgtcgTAAAGTTATCCACACAAGCGCGTGTGAAGGATATCCTCAATCGGGTTCTTCCCCTCACGCGCTCTTCCAACTGTGCGGCCACCTCTTTTTGCGAACCGATTAGCCGCTCTACGGAGGAAGTGTGAAGGAGTTGGCTGCAAATCGGTTCGCGTCGCCACAAGCATGTCAACCTGAGCACGTGGtcaccgtttttttttttttttcttgttgtTTCTTATTCACTCCCCTTTTCGAAGGAGCATGCTGAGTCTGGATGGGCCAACCCTTTTTGCGTGTTTCTCCGAGCGTGGTCCCCCAAGCTGCGCACGATTGAGCAATGCGCTGGTAGGCGTAGGCACGGTAGAAAAACCCATcatggaaggaaaaaaaaacaaaaaataattcaaaggAATTAGAGGAAGCAATCAGAGGAAGCAATAAAGGAACCAATTAGAGGAAGTAAATAGAGGAACCCCGAACTTGAAACCCCAAACCTGGCGCACCGCCCTTGAAACCCCAAACCTGGCGCACCGCCCTTGAAACCCCGAACCTGGCGCACCGCACTTGAAACCCGAACCTGGCGCACCGCTCAGAATCACCATGACagagcaaaatgaacgaCTGGGAAGAGCGCGAAGAGAAGCCCCCCGCCGAGCTGCAAAGAAACGTGCGCAACGCCCTAGTTGTGTTCGGACTCGTCGCAGAAATGATCCTCGTGGACAACCACCTCCTGGAGTCGGTTAGCATAAATGACATCTACAAAAGTGTGTACTGCGTGCTCAGGGGGAGGTATGAATCGATACTGGAGGCTCTTTCGCCTGTTGAAGGGCGCAGCGATTACGTCACCCCAGGGGGGAGTTCGCCCGAGGGGAAGGTACGGAAGCCCCTTCTAAAGGAGGGAAAGCCGGAGAAGCAGGTAAGCAGGCCAAAGCACACCAAAGGTGAGGAGACCAACCCAGCAGAGGAACCACGCCAACTGGCCGAACAgatcaaattaaaattttcgcaAATATTTCAAAGGCTCCCCAAGAAGAAGACAAAACTGCCCTGCACCGACCAACTCAGCAGCATCAAGTATGCCATAGCAGGgtgcatatacatgcatGGGAAGATATGGAGCAAAAATGTGTCCCTAAGAAATGTGTTGAACGCAATTGATTTTAAcctatttttgttaaacaaCGGGTTCTACACAGTTAAATGTGGTACATCTAAAAAAGATGCAGAACAGCTGTCCAACAGTGTCAACCAATTTGGACCCACTAGCAAGGAAGACATCTATTATGAGAAGGAACAAAGTCTGAAGATGGAGAAGGTAACTCTACGTGCCTTATCCTTTAACCTCACGAGCAGCATGTCAAAATATGCCCTACTATACGAATTGATGTTTATTACTAGATCACCCTACATTGTGAATAAGTTCCTCATTTCCGTTTTGAATGATGTCGTTTGCATCCCAGATGTAGAGGGCAGATTTGATGACACCTCCATTGTCATTTCGTGCATGTTATttgttaatcattttttttaccacatCAATCGGCACGATCAGATGGGTTCCCTCCATTTGGGactagtaaaaaaaatgtacctttctcaagtggaaaaaattgttaatatatttttcctcctgAATAAGGTGAACCCGAAAGCGGGTATGAAGGATGTCATTTTGCTTACGAAGGAGATCGTTTACTTGTATTCTGTGACGTATTGAGGGGCTTTCCTCTGGAGCCGTTCGACATGATCAATGGAAGGTTAGAGAAAGGGTTGGGGTTCTCTACACCAAGGAAATTTCCCCTTCGTGAGTGCACTCCTCCTGGGGAACACCTTTgcgtcgttttttttccgccgcGTGGAGGGCTtactccctttttattttattttttagtgcCCGATTGTGCGCTcatttgcacaattttgcGGCGTTTTTGCGGCGTTTTTGCGGCGTTTTTGCGGCGTTTTTGCGGCGTTTTTGCGGCGTTTTTGCGGCGTTTTTGCGGCGTTTTTGCGGCGACTTTGCAGCATCAATTGTGCACTTTTCATTTGCCAATTTGTTATCCCCCCAATTCTTCACTCTCACAATTCTCCACTTTGCCAATTTGCTGCTTTCccaatttgcttttttttttttttttttttttttcgtgacGCGCGCTGCGGTAAGCACATTAGACAGGATCTTTCCGCTCATGCGGGCGCGCGAGGAAATGCGCATTGGGGTGAATTCCTTGGGAGCTTTCCCAGCATCGCCCAGAACAGCCTTTGCACTCCGCACGCTTAGCAGTACTGCCATGGGAGGGGGCTTCCCATGCGGATGTTCGCCCCACCTGAAGGTGCCCCGCTCGAGCACTTACCtgggaagaggcaaaaaaaaaaaaccctccAAAGGATGCCCATTTTATCGCGGCCACTTCATTGCACCACTAACCAATTTAGCCGTCCATCCGAAGCAAgcttgccaaaaaaaaagacacttTGTCCAGATGGAAATTCGAGAAGGGGCTAATCGAATGAGGAGAAtatttgcctcccccccgtaaAGGCAGAGCATCCAATCGGTCCATAAGCCGCCACGTTCACGGAAAAGGCGCATCACAAatttaacacattttaatGTGCCATATCCCACCTGGGGAGAATCTGTCTAGACCCCCTCCCCATCCCTCCTATGGTCCACATAACAAACGAGTATATGCCTCCTTTGTTCTGATGTTGCACCCTGCAGAATGTTAGCCACCCCGTGGGTGATACTTATCCGTTTGTCTGAGCATATCTACACCCCCCCTACATAGGTACGCATGTGTGCAGAGATGCACCTGAAAAAGCAGCCGCTCTCCTACCTTCTCCCTTTCGCGCCCAATTTGTCTGCACATGTGAGCAGTCGTCTAATGCCACTAAAGATGAATAAACCAAAGAGTCTCAAAAATGGGATGTCAAGCGAACGGGAAAAGTTAGCTTCTGCGAAGGAGGGAGATGATGACGAGAAGAGTGACGACTCGGATAAACAAATTGTCGTCGTCAACAGGAGCATTAAatcgaaaatatttttagaatCGGGCAAggcggaaaagggggagaaaaactgCACCAGCAATGCGCGCAGTGCGAGGGGTCTCCTcagcaaagcggcaaaaaaaagtgcaaccATATGTGGTGATGCCCCACTGGCTCAAATTATAAGAAGGgacaataataataacaataataagACGGGTAACTTTAGCAAAGCCGCTTTGGCCTCTTCCCAATTTAGAGGCCTGCAGGGCGCCCATACCACGGCCACACCGAAGCAGCAGAAATTGGTGCACAAGTCGGAGCAGAAAAACCACATAGGAGGGCCCCCCAGTGGGAAGAGAGAATGTGAGGACTATGGCTTCTTCAACGAGCTCATGAAGAGCACCTGCGTAAATAACACGGAAGGTATTAATCATGCGGTGCGTGGTGGTATTAGCGGGGGGGAACCAAACGAAGCAACGCACGGAAGGGACCTGCATGctgggaagaaggaaaaaatcggTAAAATTGGTAAAATTGGGAAAGACGCCCATTTTGATAAAGCGAATGAGGAAGGTCACTCGGAGTATCTTCCTCCCTATGATGAAAGGAGGCACCCCTTCGAGGAACGGCCAAGCCATTCCTCTCAACACAATACAGTGGAACATCCCTGGGGAGACGatcccccccttggagggACAAACCCAAGTGTCCATTTCGCACAGGTGggcgaaggaggaggagaagaagaaggaaacgGAGACGGAGGCGGAAACGCTTTTACTTGCCGTCCGGCTTCCCCTTCTGCCACCTCGCCGGTTATCAAATATGACCAATTTGAGCTGCACGAAATAGACAGGGAGCTCGAAAAAATTacagaggaggaaaataaaatacaagAAAAGCTAATTTATTTGGCTAACCAAGAGCTCGACATTGCTATCAAGATGAAGCAGCTGCGGGCGGCCAGGCTGCTCAGTCAGAAGGAGGGGCAGCCAGTCGAGGGGGATAGGGGCAGTCACAATGCGGACAAGGGGTAGGGGGCGTAAACAGGTGTAGAAGCCGCAAGGGAAGGAAGGAACGATCCATCAATGCAGCGTTAAATGCCCCCAACTGGTGCACACACGGGAAAGTGCTCCAAATCGTGcagtgccatttttttttcatttttaaagctGTATAGGCGCGATGCATGTGCCATTTATTGGCTTACTTTCTCgattatgtaatttttttttttttttttttaaattcctttGTCCCGCTTAAACTGCACAATCGTAGTCGCAACGTACCCACACTGGCGTGGGCAACTTTTGGACGTTGTTCAAAGTCTGTGCTTT
The DNA window shown above is from Plasmodium vivax chromosome 9, whole genome shotgun sequence and carries:
- a CDS encoding hypothetical protein, conserved (encoded by transcript PVX_091355A), which gives rise to MRINFFKEKNKIKLNKNLDLDSDNAFSNANPESNNYLTANSDNEYDHYGFEKNKEYPAESTTDKRALEKHKKKIEKRWQLYFTFKRDIKKSYYLKTLIRKGIPDKLRPDIWPYLLDSMVLYLKYPTIYEKCLNSELEAKVLSQIELDIIRTFPHNKNYRMNSPGLIQLRNVLHAFAVYKPKINYCQSMNFIAAIALIFLKEELAFWSIVQLIDSDYSHEKINISDYYNNEMRGLRRDIIVIEELIRTKLPDVHLRLKEFDVDLSWICSEWLLCLFCTAFPITTTLRIWDCLFYEGDKIIFRITLALFKMNQEKLIELNSLESILLLFKETTKNMVECDKLMYIAFNEIGVLKKKNIKKLRAKAEGIIKSGVT
- a CDS encoding hypothetical protein, conserved (encoded by transcript PVX_091365A) — translated: MNDWEEREEKPPAELQRNVRNALVVFGLVAEMILVDNHLLESVSINDIYKSVYCVLRGRYESILEALSPVEGRSDYVTPGGSSPEGKVRKPLLKEGKPEKQVSRPKHTKGEETNPAEEPRQLAEQIKLKFSQIFQRLPKKKTKLPCTDQLSSIKYAIAGCIYMHGKIWSKNVSLRNVLNAIDFNLFLLNNGFYTVKCGTSKKDAEQLSNSVNQFGPTSKEDIYYEKEQSLKMEKVTLRALSFNLTSSMSKYALLYELMFITRSPYIVNKFLISVLNDVVCIPDVEGRFDDTSIVISCMLFVNHFFYHINRHDQMGSLHLGLVKKMYLSQVEKIVNIFFLLNKVNPKAGMKDVILLTKEIVYLYSVTY
- a CDS encoding hypothetical protein, conserved (encoded by transcript PVX_091370A) — its product is MNKPKSLKNGMSSEREKLASAKEGDDDEKSDDSDKQIVVVNRSIKSKIFLESGKAEKGEKNCTSNARSARGLLSKAAKKSATICGDAPLAQIIRRDNNNNNNKTGNFSKAALASSQFRGLQGAHTTATPKQQKLVHKSEQKNHIGGPPSGKRECEDYGFFNELMKSTCVNNTEGINHAVRGGISGGEPNEATHGRDLHAGKKEKIGKIGKIGKDAHFDKANEEGHSEYLPPYDERRHPFEERPSHSSQHNTVEHPWGDDPPLGGTNPSVHFAQVGEGGGEEEGNGDGGGNAFTCRPASPSATSPVIKYDQFELHEIDRELEKITEEENKIQEKLIYLANQELDIAIKMKQLRAARLLSQKEGQPVEGDRGSHNADKG
- a CDS encoding hypothetical protein, conserved (encoded by transcript PVX_091360A), coding for MLAPYRRIILQRWALRTGRRVFHAKRWVGRKEHLCCDFKRHFGNSSKGGEVKRPRGEEANGAEKPPRRIVSRNSNRNLSGPPPREDITQHVQSEYGICPSSVDVNIQRNGENDLFKLSKRWSAFFKCEKDLHDVINKYIKTNQMDYHLHAYLRGPPSEEAQGGGDVKGRPPKMEEQLRNILTYIMSLFYKHIEDYNVVSLLSERIVRLLNGGSSPSDAHEDAHAGASADATADGRATHEGSPRLDKATILTTLEVYNYVNAMNDELFDRLFSLLNECYVEAAPPGGPLTISEDEAVLTLKSLYKQKFKNHPIVDTIIRSLRDAPHLSPHLSVHALLYLALLSRMDNRSLCRVNSSLFCGDQVGPLGGGDPSAAAEGGIKEIKKHIKKHIEEHIEEHIGEHIEEGTTNPNAEEPPTRAENPTWENQLEQIKFRAPLSATDCIKLLYGYFLLGENHINWFVIHKLLLRLHEELKDEGKLLLLQKESKKALHMATIVRTYLRYKKRSLYDNLAKDVKRMLKQLQILHADDEHTRRKERKFVQKVSWHLTKLRIAHVKNGYKGGIPLDLLEKSRKLVWLCFSYHQYYVRTIDLTAETLLQMDLLKAMNYGIAKVHYYQFSRMKARRTRFEYIRMCRYYTLRDRRNYDDEFEGWSLPYINWYHRRNKNVHVSNYFYGYTPVSLMQY